The Oryza glaberrima chromosome 9, OglaRS2, whole genome shotgun sequence genome includes a window with the following:
- the LOC127784903 gene encoding uncharacterized protein LOC127784903 has protein sequence MASSPLLRSAGGALRRSIPRTQSGYNQAFPSPSSAAAPSLAAANPRRLSSSDCGGSSTDPNKRLNSRKLEKNKEVGTSSRDADISDEELRKRMSSTADKLSRYLHEQTHLIRDIEVQLQDSNRYDQVKYFLVLIPSFVCVGLILDKMHVFG, from the exons ATGGCTTCTTCGCCGCTGCTCCgatccgccggcggcgcgctccggcggtcgaTCCCCCGGACCCAATCCGGCTATAACCAGGcgttcccctccccctcctccgccgccgccccgtcgctggcggcggcgaaccCGCGCCGCCTCTCCAGCTCCGACTGCGGCGGGAGTAGTACCGACCCCAACAAG AGACTCAACTCAAGGAAATTAGAGAAGAACAAGGAGGTGGGAACTTCTAGTAGAGATGCAGACATTTCAGACGAAGAGCTCCGGAAGAGAATGTCATCGACTGCCGACAAGCTGTCCCGTTACTTACACGAGCAGACGCATCTAATCCGAGATATCGAAGTTCAATTGCAGGATAGTAACAG GTATGATCAGGTCAAGTACTTCCTGGTGTTAATCCCTAGCTTCGTTTGTGTTGGTCTTATTCTTGATAAAATGCATGTGTTTGGTTGA